A genomic window from Oceanobacillus timonensis includes:
- a CDS encoding aldehyde dehydrogenase family protein codes for MKHFKMYINGNWVDSKNKEHIDVKNPSSGSVFASIPRGTQEDVEDAVNAARAAFMSETWRSIKPYERGDILFDIAGKMKADRDELARLESMDVGKPLSQAYADVDAAIRYFRFYGGAADKVMGDTIPIEDGLLDYVVREPLGVTAHIVPWNYPLQIISRSVAAAIAMGNTVVVKSAEDTPMTAMRLTEFFDALDLPAGVFNHVTGFGYEAGAALSAHPLINHVTFTGSVRTGIEVGKAAMENVVPSTLELGGKSPNIVFSDCDLEKTVEGVVQSIIQNAGQTCSAGARLLVEASFKDVFLQKVVEKFEGLTVGAGIDDKNLGPILNEKQYNHVLHFIEQAKKEASVVTGGNPVTLKGNEGGFYVQPTIIDEVSKDSKLAQEEIFGPVLTVFTFIEESEALDLANSTDYGLVTGIWTQDINRAHYLASRIDSGQVFINNYGAGGGVQMPFGGYKKSGIGREKGWIALYNYTQIKNVAVKYN; via the coding sequence ATGAAGCACTTTAAAATGTATATAAATGGAAACTGGGTAGATAGTAAAAATAAGGAGCATATTGATGTAAAAAATCCATCCAGTGGAAGTGTATTTGCTAGTATACCCAGAGGAACACAGGAGGATGTAGAGGATGCTGTGAATGCAGCCCGTGCTGCTTTTATGAGTGAGACATGGAGAAGTATAAAGCCTTATGAACGAGGTGATATTTTATTTGATATTGCAGGTAAAATGAAAGCTGACAGAGATGAGTTGGCAAGACTGGAATCTATGGATGTCGGGAAACCGCTATCTCAAGCGTATGCTGATGTGGATGCTGCGATTCGATATTTCCGGTTTTATGGTGGAGCAGCAGATAAAGTGATGGGAGATACAATCCCAATTGAAGATGGACTGTTGGATTATGTCGTACGTGAACCGTTGGGGGTGACTGCGCATATTGTTCCTTGGAATTATCCGTTACAAATAATTTCAAGGAGTGTTGCTGCAGCTATTGCAATGGGCAATACTGTTGTAGTGAAAAGTGCGGAGGACACACCAATGACGGCCATGCGTCTGACAGAATTTTTTGATGCACTGGATTTACCTGCAGGTGTGTTTAACCATGTTACAGGATTTGGATATGAAGCAGGAGCAGCTTTATCTGCTCATCCGTTGATTAATCATGTGACATTCACCGGATCAGTAAGGACGGGAATAGAGGTAGGAAAGGCAGCAATGGAAAATGTGGTTCCATCTACTTTGGAACTTGGTGGTAAATCGCCCAATATTGTATTTTCTGATTGTGATCTTGAAAAAACTGTCGAAGGAGTCGTTCAATCTATTATCCAAAATGCTGGACAAACCTGTTCAGCAGGTGCGAGGCTCTTGGTTGAAGCATCATTTAAAGATGTATTCTTGCAGAAAGTAGTAGAGAAGTTTGAAGGTTTAACCGTTGGGGCAGGAATAGATGATAAAAATCTTGGACCTATATTGAATGAAAAACAATATAATCATGTACTACATTTTATTGAACAGGCAAAAAAAGAAGCTTCCGTTGTGACGGGTGGAAATCCAGTGACTTTAAAAGGAAATGAAGGCGGCTTTTATGTGCAGCCAACGATTATTGATGAGGTTAGCAAGGACAGCAAACTTGCTCAAGAAGAGATTTTTGGCCCAGTATTGACAGTATTTACGTTTATTGAAGAATCTGAAGCGCTGGATTTAGCCAATAGCACAGATTACGGATTGGTTACCGGTATTTGGACGCAGGATATCAACCGCGCGCATTACTTGGCAAGCAGAATCGACTCTGGACAAGTTTTTATCAATAATTACGGTGCCGGCGGCGGTGTGCAAATGCCATTTGGTGGCTATAAAAAGAGCGGTATTGGTCGGGAAAAAGGTTGGATTGCGCTTTATAATTATACACAGATAAAAAATGTTGCAGTGAAATATAATTGA